One window of Toxotes jaculatrix isolate fToxJac2 chromosome 19, fToxJac2.pri, whole genome shotgun sequence genomic DNA carries:
- the pigh gene encoding phosphatidylinositol N-acetylglucosaminyltransferase subunit H, with product MEDEAFTDINGKPISLDCQSHSSFCREFTVSSPKVSIGKVMVYTCSVWLLAYAVFFFTQNTAVLSSAILITLVGMMLHIHFVKVDHESLLVIGSLGIQVSSSYASGRETTTFIEMSKIKDIAINEAIYMHQIIYYLCVLLKDPTEPDAVSSVVPLFQSSKPRLNCLVKVYRSCQEILSKC from the exons ATGGAAGATGAGGCCTTCACAGACATTAATGGTAAACCAATATCTCTAGACTGTCAGAGTCACTCCAGCTTTTGTAGGGAGTTCACTGTCAGCTCGCCCAAAGTGTCCATCGGAAAGGTGATGGTTTACACCTGCTCTGTTTGGCTTTTAGCATACGCCGTGTTCTTCTTTACACAG AACACTGCTGTTCTGTCCAGTGCCATACTCATCACTTTGGTCGGCATGATGCTTCACATCCACTTTGTGAAGGTGGACCACGAGTCCCTGCTCGTCATTGGGTCCTTAGGCATTCAGGTGTCCTCCAGCTACGCCTCAGGCCGCGAGACCACCACTTTCATTGAGATGAGCAAGATCAAGGATATTGCCATCAATGAAGCAATTTATATG caccaGATCATCTACTATCTTTGTGTATTGTTGAAGGACCCCACAGAACCTGATGCAGTGTCAAGCGTTGTGCCATTGTTTCAG AGTTCAAAGCCCAGGCTGAACTGCTTGGTGAAAGTTTACAGAAGCTGTCAGGAGATTCTTTCAAAGTGCTGA